A genomic window from Deltaproteobacteria bacterium includes:
- a CDS encoding PCYCGC domain-containing protein yields the protein MKTTRRIKVNKPISDITKITIGLLVLTVIVAVVWYSLGPSHSSKDIQLENDSNFPRYVYNSEKSLSAYRIAITIPEVLKAVPCTCGCTMIGHTSSKDCFINDDGSYSPHAANCDVCQDIAIDAFKLYKQGYSITQIQNVLHKKYETNNP from the coding sequence ATGAAAACAACGAGGAGGATAAAGGTGAACAAACCAATAAGTGATATAACAAAGATAACAATAGGTTTATTAGTCCTTACCGTTATTGTAGCGGTAGTCTGGTATTCTTTGGGACCATCACATAGCAGCAAGGATATACAACTCGAAAATGACTCTAACTTCCCAAGATACGTATACAATTCCGAGAAATCCCTGTCTGCATACAGGATAGCAATCACAATACCCGAAGTGCTGAAAGCAGTGCCATGCACATGCGGATGCACTATGATAGGTCATACCAGCAGTAAAGATTGTTTCATAAATGATGACGGCAGTTACAGTCCTCATGCCGCTAACTGCGATGTATGTCAGGACATCGCTATAGATGCCTTTAAACTGTATAAACAGGGTTATTCTATAACTCAGATACAAAATGTCCTGCATAAAAAATACGAAACCAATAATCCATAA